The Thunnus maccoyii chromosome 24, fThuMac1.1, whole genome shotgun sequence DNA window TTCTGTACAGAACTAGGCCCACATAAGTACTGTTTTAGCTCCATCTATCCAGCTCCAATGCAGAAAGCTCAAGGATTTGGTGTTAAAGAATTGTTCCAGCATGTACCGAACACCTCAAACCaaaactgaatgttttattcttctctGTATAATCTTGGTTTGTCCTGCTGAGGTTCATTATCTTTCACCTTTATGTCAAAAAGGGTTAATTGTTCAAATCCTGCTgcacatttctgtttgtattttggtGTTTGTGGCAATCTGCAGATAGGAGTTCTTGGTTCGAGTGTCTGCCAACGTTATTAACACATCCAACATTTCAAGCAACCTCCAAGCCCACGGTATTCACATCATTCATATTCcttataaacaaacatattgaTCTGTGTATTTGTTGACTAGTCTGATGACTAATAGCTCAGCCTTGTGATTACTTCATACAGTAGTAAGAAAAATCCACTACAGCACTTTCAACTCTGCAGCTTCTCCACATCTGCAAATGGCAAAAGGTGATGCTGAGGTGAAGGCTGCCTGTGAGAAACTGAGACAGCCTCTCTGGTTCTATCTTTCATCCCAGACATGTGAAGATTTTCCCTCCCTACCTCATCTCTTCGTTGACATGCTTCATATCGGCTGGCGTATCACATTCGTGGGGGCCCAGTCAGCTTTAATCACACTCCCTCCTCGTAGTGCTTCCAGCAGCCATCGCTGTAACTGTGGAAAAACCAGGAGAATGCAGAGGTGAGATGAATACCAAGCAGTTTATGATTACATGGGATCAGTACAGATGAAGCTACTGTAGGAAAGATCAAAGCAAAGTGTTTAAGATCATGAAAACAAGACTTTCTTTATGACCTGAAAGTCTTTGTTTAGGTGGAGATCATTTGGAAATGTTTGTCTTATATCCCTTTTCCACCACCAGATGGCACTGTGTGGTGAACAGTCACATTTGGCCCTGAGGCCACAGGATAACAGAGGGAACTGTTGTCCTGTGGGAGTCTTGTTTGGATAATTTTGGGCTACGTGGTCTGAATTCAGACTTCTGCtggatttcattttcaaatttgaacTTGTTGAGGATGTACGAAAACAATTATGAATAATGTTTGGATTTAGGTTCACAAAATTTGTCAGATTACCTGCTCTGACCTTCTGGCCTCATTAAGAGAAGCTGAAATTGgtgtaaaaatggaaaattattCTAATATTTTGTTCTAATAACCCTGTTTCCACCTCTCTTGAAGAGAACCTCTGCCCCAGGAAAACCAAACAGTTCAGAATCACTAACCAGGTTCACCAcgatgccccccccccctcatgtGAAACACTGATGCTCATGCGAGACACGAAGGAGGAGGCGGCCGCTGGCAACATGCTGCACGCCTCAGGCAGTTTCGCCAAGCATCACCTATAgtgacaccacacacacacatacacacagtatttGCTGTGCTCTGTTTCCTGCTGCGCTGACATGTAGCAACACTGACATCTCTTGGCCTGATGGGAAACCATCACAGGACTGAACGGGCCTGAACATCTCTGGGGTGTTGTGTGCACTGTGCTTTTCAATACAAATAGCATCTAAAATacctgaaatgtgaaaaatatgtaGATTTTATGAGACTCGTGACCACGTCATTATATGCACAAACTGTATAACCATAAGCTTAGgtgattttcacatttcagcTTGAATGCAGATATTACATAGATCTGTTGGGGTTAGGTCACTTGTAGGATGGGctttaaaaactaatttaaaaagtGCAATCAGAGATCAATTCCAGAAATGCATCACTCTATGATTTTTCCCTACCCAGACCTTTATATACCTAGATATCTGTGTGATATTAAGATTGATTTAAGAGATTTTAGTGTAATGTCAGCATGGAAACTAACATCAAAATCTCAAATACGACAGAAGGTAGGTGTATTCTCCATACTGAAAAAGTGTGCTGAGttaatacaatatataatatgtttatACTTATCACCATAGCCAGATATTTAAGGGGCCCCatggcaaaaaaataaataaaagctgttgGGCCCCAGCTTCATTATAACAGTGTTTTGCAAAGAAACCCAGAAACCAACCAATACTCTCAGTCTGGAATAAAACTTACTGGCCTCaggttttctgtgtgtctgtgtgtcaataaggtttttgtaatttgaaaacacatttaggGAAAATGCATCATATGAGCACAAGATAAGTTTGACTCAAGGCCCCTATATTATAAAACAGGATCACAACATTACATTATAATACAGGAGTCAGTTCAAATTAACTGGGACCAAAGGaagttggtaaaaaaaaacaaacaaacaaacaaaacaatataattATGTTAATCCATTTCAAAGAGATGCCACAGAAGATACTGGAGTCTTATTCATACTGTGCCTTGAGAACGGTGTTTCTTTAGTTACAgttatatattaattaatttgacCATTTAAATGTTTGCATGGGTTTTATCTTTGTAAAGCCATTTTTATTGTAGAGTTACACCTGCAATGTTTCttctctgtcatggctgaaggCGACCAGCAGGGGCTCTAGTTGTCTTCTTACCTCCTTATTCGACCAGTAAAGAAAGCGCCGATGGTGTTTTACGCATGCGCAAAGCTAAATATAGTTGTCGCTGTCGGCTTCTGTCATATGTGAGACATGGTGAGAAAAcagcagataaaataaatatgtaataacTCTGTACTGGCAAACATGCATTTGAATTTAATCCTTATTCAGTTTAGCAATAAAGAGACTGTTGGTAAAATAATTTAAGTGAGGCAATAGAATATAATTTTTTAGTTTATTAAGAAACTAAATTGTTCTTTACCCTTTAAAAAGGTAAGTTTAACTCCATTATAACTGAATTATTTGGCCCTGACATCCGGTGCCACACTACAAATCATATGGAGCTCTTTATTGATGCACTTCACATGcactttatatttcatttttatcctttttttagTATATGTCCTTAATCTTAATATTGTGTGTTGATAATTTCTAATTTATCTAATCTCCAGGTGTGCAGGTGAGGCTCTCAGATGGAGTCAGTGAGTGAGCAGGTCcgtggaggtggaggtgaggaggaggaggagcaggcagGAGCAGAGGAAGCCATGCTGTGGTCCATCCAGGAGGCTCTGGAGAGGCAGACCCTGCAGATAGGAGTATCAGCCTGCGGGGCCACGGCGGTGGTGGATGTGTTGAAGGCCCTCGGCGTGGACGTGGCCCCAGAGGAGGCTGACCGCTGCGTCCAAACCCGCCTGAGGAGGAACGAGTCCCCGCTGCCTGACTACCTGCTGTCCCGGAGCGAAGCTGGTAAATGTCCTGGTGTGCAGGAGATACACAGGTGCCAACACAAGACTTGAGTGTGTTATTTAGCACTGAACATGCCCTCAGCTGTGTGCTTTGACACGTGTAAGGAGGTCACTGTACCTGTGGAGGAGACAAAGCTAAGAACTATTGATCAAGGAAGAGAGAATTTGTATTTACAGGTCACCTGCAAAgtttgtgtaaaatataaaacagcagGGGTGTGTCCCTGAAAAAATGTACTGCTCCTCTCCAGCTGACCCTTAGATTTGTCAGCATCTTCACATCACCATGTTACTGATGTGAATAAAACACTTTATATTATTTAGGGCTAACTAACAGTTGGTTCTAATATCTCTTAATCTGCccaaattgatttatttaaatatcacaGGATGCGCTGAGCAAAACTCGATAGAATTGGTCTCTGtttaggagcagctgagattgtctctaaaatgagaatagccggtccaccttaaaggtcagtccaccttaagtgagcctggtccAATTAGGCTAACCAATTGTCGAATTGAAGAGTTAACATAGGgtaaacactgaaatatactgtatattcagtttaccatcataaAAGAAGAACCAGTTAATTtttgtaataaacattttagtGCTGTAATTattggttattttcattatcgattaatctgttagtcatttagtccataaaatttcaggaaaatggtgaaaaaagttcccaaagtccaagatgacgccctcaaatgtcttgttttgtcctgatcaacagtccataacccaaaaacattaagtttactgtcatagaggactaaagaaatcagaaaatactcacatttaagaagctggaatcagaaaatttggatattttcttcttaaaaatgacaaaatagttGGTAGTTAAATTAATAGTTGgcaatagttgcagctctaaaacatttaatcattcAGAATTGTTGCAGATTCGTTTTCTTTCAGTCAACTAATGAGTTAAATGCTATTTCATGTGTCGAACGAGGTGctgaaaatcaacattttaattctTTTAGTGTGAACATTGTAGTGACAGGgtgttttttttgaaaattacagCATTGACTAAAAGGATGAGTCtaattttgtctatttttattgaagctgtgtgtgtgcgttaacAAAGTTGGTACAATTCTGCCAACACAAGACACAACAAGTAGAACACAGAGTTAACATGATGAAAAGTCTACAAgatgacaaaacaatcaaaaagagaaagaaatttaaaaaatagccGTACCCAGTATCTGCTCTTGAACAATCCTCTATAAGCTTGTGTGATAGAAAATGTCATCATTACAACTTtttcaagaaaagaaaaaaagtctcaaaactCTGAAGTATATCCATGTACAATTTTATGTGAATATCATTTTGTGTGTCTCAGCTTCTATTCTGTATCTGCTCGTTCTAATGTGTCTATTCACACTTAAAAAACCATCCACTAAATTGCCAGATATTATACTATAAACACTTGGCGCCAGCTCAAAGCTACCGCTCCAGCAAACTGCTCTCTACCATTTCAGGCGATGAAATATTAATACATGAAGGATAATTTTGTATCGGCGCCTGCTCTAACAGGAAGTTATATCTCAGGTGTGACAGATGCTAGCAGGGACTATAACTTCACCGCTAAACGAGGCTCCATAACATCTTGAACCCATAAGCGCTGTTCCTGCCTGTGTGACAGCTGGCTGCACTGCCAACCAGGCAAATTCAAAAAGCACCCTCTTGAATTAGACAAAGACTTTTATGTCTCTCAGAGGAGAGACTGTAATTGACTTTCTCAGCTCTGTTTCACAATTTTTACTCTGACATTTCAGGCATTTATCTCAAGCTGTCGCCCCACTCATGAGACCCTGAGTGGAAAAGAAGTACACTTGTGTTCAttgattttaaatataataacttAGTTTCTGTATTGCTAGAGGTGATGAAAAAGGTGAAATGaggaatttatttttctttcaggtGCGACTCACGCTCAGCTCATCGCGGGAGCGGAGGAAGCCAGTGAAGGGAAGGTTATAGGTCGCTTCTTCCACCTTCACCCTCGCCGGCAGGTCAAACTAGTCCCCTGGCTGGCACGCTGGATCCAGAAAGGCGCCGTTCCCATAGCGACTATGAACATGCAGCTGGTTGTACCCGAGGGAGAGGAGGTGCCCGACGCCTGGCACCATCAGCTCATATTTGGAGTTGCACCCACTGCTGTTTTCATGACCAATCCTTTAGATTTAGGTGTGTAAGGAGGAAGGAAACAgtgacttttattgtttttcaggAGAAATACTTGTTTCCTATGTTTTTATCTCTGTTCCAGTAAGCGAGGGAGAAGTCCACCAGCGACTCTGCAGCGAATCTGTGCTGCTGATTCGCCGAGAAGACGTGCTGCAGCGACTGACGCCAGATTGCTGCCTGTCCGACCTCTCAGATTGCCAGTCTGACCCGCGGTGGAAAGCAATGGATGTCGAAGGTAAAAGCAGTTATTTAAAGTCTTATTCCTGCACATTTTCACCTCATATGCAACATATTTTccacatcccccccccccctctgctTTCTTCAGGTCAAGTGAGACAGATGGCCCTGGAAGAGGAGCAGGGACAAGTGAAGTTAACCCACATTACAATCCCTGCAGCGTACAGCTCAGGCATCACGCTCTTCGCCCGACGACATTCAGAGTTAGGACAAGAACTCCTCGACGCTCCTGAACTTCCTGTGTTGTGACCGGACTGCCACACATGAACTCGAAATAAGCATGAAGACTCGTGTTGTGTTGTGATAAGACTCATCTGCTGTGttcaaaactgaaaatatgacaCTGATGATCCTCGTGGATTGGAAAATATCCTCCCTGCTGAAGTGATGCTGTGTAACTGAGTCTGACCTCATCGCATCTGAGATGCAAGCAAAAAGACAAGTGATAGAAACGGCACATGATGTTgtagaatatttattttaaaccacTCGTACATTtacaaagtgacattttaataGACATCTGTCATGATTTTGAGAGTGACATCTTTGCTGAATgaatttttgtcagttttttgtACCAATATTGACATGGAGTCAGATTTCAAGACATAAAGAAGGTTCCTATAATCAATTctcaatgtgtgtttttatgtttttttattctcacCGACTCAGTAGACTGGTACGCtgcagaaagaggagaaaaaaaaaacaaaagaaagaaaagataaaagcaacacagaaagagaaaatgaaactaTTTTGTGCATTGAAGAGAAACAACCATAAAAATCTGTTGTTGATTATAA harbors:
- the LOC121892434 gene encoding uncharacterized protein LOC121892434, whose translation is MESVSEQVRGGGGEEEEEQAGAEEAMLWSIQEALERQTLQIGVSACGATAVVDVLKALGVDVAPEEADRCVQTRLRRNESPLPDYLLSRSEAGATHAQLIAGAEEASEGKVIGRFFHLHPRRQVKLVPWLARWIQKGAVPIATMNMQLVVPEGEEVPDAWHHQLIFGVAPTAVFMTNPLDLVSEGEVHQRLCSESVLLIRREDVLQRLTPDCCLSDLSDCQSDPRWKAMDVEGQVRQMALEEEQGQVKLTHITIPAAYSSGITLFARRHSELGQELLDAPELPVL